The genome window CCAATACTAAACCCGAAGGAAATATTCCAAAAATACAAATCGCTTTCATTTGTTATTGGAATTAATCTGCACGTTTAGATTGTGGGGTGAATATTTATTGGGAACATCACGGATATCTGGATGAAATGGTGATGTGTGCCACATTGGATCCTCACATCTGTAAATGTTTCAGCTGATTTAGCATGAATCAGTTTGTGTATTCTTGTTTAATTTCTACGTTTTGTTGTTGCCTCACAGTCCCCTTGGTAGGGTCAAAACTATCCGAATGATTTTAGGAACGGGGATTTTGCCAATCGGTTTCGACTGAAAACGACAAGTTTTAACTCAATGAACAGTTAAAGCATTGCCCGCAATTAAATGTTTAAAGTAATATCAAATGAGATGTTGCAGAGCAGCAGAATGCAAACCAGCGTTCTCTGTTGAGTTGTATCTGTCTGTACAAAATGTCATGTTATGTTTTCTGAAAGGtactaaatatttttttaaaatagtgtCAATATTCAAAGTTACCTGTCTGGCGTTGAGAGATATTTCTGCTTTTCAAATCGTTTCTCGAGTCCCATTAGTTGGAGTTCAGTGAAGACCGTTCGGCTCCTCCTGCCTTTTTTTGCCTTGCTCCCCGGTTCGGGACCTTGTTCGAGCTTCGAGCGTAGGTGCAGGTCCAGGGGAAGGTGCGGACCTCCGGGTCCGGTAGGCAGGCTCGATCCTCCGGATACCAACGCTGAGCCCAGTGGAGCGGCAAGACTACATGAAATCGGACCCAGCGGGAACTTAAAAACTCCAGTGTGATCTGATTTCAGGCCAGCTGCAAGCATATCGGGCACAAATGTTACTGCCAATATTGGAGTGAACTCAAAACTTGTACTTAAGTACACTCCAATTAAAGCTGCCTTCGCCTACACAAGGTAGAACTGCGCGGTACACTTACAAAATGATACATGTCAGAGAAATGTTAAAATACATTTTCAGTGTACCATTTTGTTGCACGTAACTCgatattatttaaatttatagATGAACTATCTATGAAGCTATCAGTTTGCCCTAAGAAGGTTGCCTCACACTGTCATGATCGTaagaaaaaaatagatttttaaaaatccaatatcTCAAATATATTCAATCTTTGTTTTTGGCAGAAATAATACCTCGCATTTCTTCAATGCAGCTAATTAATTGCTGGTAATTTACAAAACAAGCATTTCAAAAAAGTATCATGCACCCTTTTTAAGAAACTTAGTCATTCGCCTTCCTTTAGAGCACCCAGTCTAATTTCATTTAGTAACAAGTTATAAATACCATCCACTTCAGCGGGACTACAAAGTTGTCTTTTATCCGTCTGTTGTTTTGAAGGAAACGGGAAATTATTCAATTTACCACACCATTCAATTACTCCGCATCTGAATTGCAATCTTCGATTGTGACCTTTCTGTTTTGCGAAATAAGTGTACTATTTTAAGTAAGGATTGATTTTGGAGTGTTAAACTTTGGTACAATATGGGgtcatttatgtgtgtgtgtgtgtgagagagagagagagttggaaagGATGAGATTGCCCCTTTCAAAATAAATGCTGCGATGATACTGGGGTTTTGGGGTTAGAATACTTTTAAACCATACGTTTCCGACCTGGGCACACACTGTTTATTCTAGGAATAATATGGTTGGGGGTCCCCGGATAATATTACGAGAAAATTAAACACCGGATATATTTTTGTTAGATGACAGATATCCTACGAAAAAATATGCAACAATTATTGTATAATGCTAAACTCGGCTTGCAGTTTTTCTTCACTGCTGCACGCTTAGGCCTTGTCAAAAATATTTGCAGTGCTCAACTATCCAATTGCATTGCCTCGGTTTATTTCATTCTATCTTTCAATTTATGAGATTATTGAGTTCCGGATAATTCCATTCTGTGTTATTTGTTGCATATTACAAGCTACCTACAAgctaaagccagcatggattgtcGGTGTGGACGCTGGAGTGGAAATTCCGTCGATGGAAATGCCCAACTGGCCAAGGACTGCACACTGTGGAAAATGCTGTTCATCTGTTACAAAGAGAAACATTCTGAGGGAGCAGATTCGATTCATTTTGGAGAGCACCCTTTGAATAATGTAACCCACATCGAGGAAGCATAGCGTTTAGGAAAGGTTTCCACCTACCTAGATGGCTGTGGTAGGGCCGACTGTTGAGCAGGGCATGGACTCCGAATTTGAGGAGCTCTCCCCCGTTGGTGGTTTTGCCTGGGCCCGGGGGTTCAGTCAGTATCTCCTCGATCATAAAACTCCTGTATCGGTGAGACCTATAATCATGGATCGGCTCGTGAGGCAGGTAATGAGCTTCCAGCTCCAGGGGATTCTGcatcattttttttcctttacGCCACAATCCagctgaggaggagggggggtggggtgggggggggagggggtgtgggtaggtgagtaagtgagtgaaAGACACCAATAATGCAGGTTTGATGTTCCCCCTCAATGCTGCTGCTCACTAAAACTCCACCAGTCCTGAGCCGCTCAGCGCCCCACACCAGAGCCCGGCTTTCAATTGCAGGCAATAAACTGCTTCATTTTGACGCATCGGATGGCGAGTGGTAACTTTCACAGAGCGCGATCCTGCCTCTCAGTCGCCAGCTCGATCGGCCCCGTCCTGTTTGCTTATTCACTTGTCCTCATTTGTAGCTTTTTCCGGATATCTAAACCGTACGGTCTTGTCGGGAGAGAGCGAGAGTTGGAAGGCTTGCAACATTATTAACCCACGTGATttcgtctctctctttctttctcttcctccctctctctctctttctctccgccCTGGAAAGGAACCACCCAGCACTTCACCCAGCCTATAGCAGCCTTCCTCATTTCTCATTAACTGAAAAACATCCCGGCTGCGACCACAGGGGCTGGGCTTTTGCCTCCTTGTTCCCCAAGCAGTGCGTCCCACTTTGAATTAGACtgagtgaatttaaacactcccgggggaggaggggggaatatATTAATAATCAGCACTATTTAATAGCAAACGCGAATATGAAAGCATTGCTATTGCAATGAATTCTTCTTTCACTGTGGAAGAAGCCATTTCTTCTGATACTGCAGGTTATTGGCCACTTTACAGAGAGAGAATGTTATTTTATTCCACTCGGCTAggatggaggggcggggggggttgtgcTCTGGAACAAGAGGGTAGGAAAGACGGCGTATTGACTCTGATTTATTTACTCAGCTCTGCGTCGTTAAGTTTTCTAACCAGTTGCAGCGACGGAAGCTGGCACAACAAATAATGGATTaagatgtgtttttttttgttttaatcagCCTGGTTACACCGACAATTCATCTTCTCCCGTCACGTGGCGCACCCTTCCCCGCAAGGGGCCACTTCCCGGTGGGTGAAAATGGAGGATTTGACATTGAGCACAGTGCCACTTGTCTCCCGCTTCCATCCTGCACATCACCGCCGCAGAAATGGTCACCCTCAACCCTAGAGCTCAGGGGACTCCTGTCTGTAACTCCTCAAATAAATCACCAACTAAATAATCCGCAATTCAGAGCCACACCGCTGCTTTGGGCGGATCTGCCCATTTTCCAGACTGCTTTAAAGGAATAGCGGAAGGGTTTACATGAACGCATCGAATGCATTGTTGAATGCTCAGTCATACAGGACACGTCTCGAGGTTGGAAACGTAGCTTGCTGCACAGAGAAACTCTTTCCCTCCTGCTTTCACTGTACTCTGTGGCAACTTTTAGTCCTAGTTTGAAGTCTAAAGATAAAAGATGCAAACTGGTACCGTCCAGTTAGGCAAATATTTTCTGACCGCCACAATCCCGACAAACTTAACCCCTAGATCAGCAGAAGCATAGGTGTCAGATGGCACGtagatattttatatatatatatatgtactcaCAAACACAGATATATCCCTCACCCCATAAAATACTTTTCTCCACATTATGCCAGTATTACTTCCTGGCGATTGGTAAAAAGTGAGCGGCCTATTCATTTCAAAATGTGGTTTTTCGACACTGTTGTCTCTTTCGTCCATTTTCTCCAATAACAGACAGTTTGTCTGATATTTTCTGACAAACATGCCAACAATTTCGTTTTACACTTACACCAGGCAAGGATGGAACAATCTTTCGCCTTACTTTAAAATGTGGGGGCAAATTCGCCAATTCGCTTCGCGCTGTTGTTGGCCCGACTTTTCCAACATAATTTGTATTTGTCAGCAATGGTCAAGATTAcgtatccccctcccctccctcaccccacccccactcagcatCAATTCACGGATAAGTCCATTTCTAAAGAAAGACACATTAACTATGTATTGCCAAATATCTCAGTCtcgtttctattctatgaaatggaaATCGAGCACAGCTAATTCCTCCTGCCAATATGTTACACCCATTACAATAACAGCAGAAATGTCTGTTCACGGGAGAGTGGGGAATCCGGGATGGCGAATTGCCTCCCCAGGATAGCTTCTATCTATAAGACTTCATCTAATGAGGTTTCACTGTCATCATAACGATGCAGTTTTACAGCTGGCTGTTTGATCTAATTATTGAATGGGGAAGCGCAAGATTGGGAGGTGTGGTTAAACCCGTTTGCTTCTCAATATGATACTTCCTGTTCCATTCCACATAACACAATAAGGCAAAAATTGCTGGATTAAAATTGTCCGAGGGATCCCCTATTGCTGTAATGTGTTAGATATAGCCGCTTATTGTGCAATTGAATGTGTTTTCCGTTTTTTTGAAAAGTTCCTTTGCATCATTCCACCCATGTTTCCCGTTCGCCGACAAAAATGGAATGAATGATCGAAAACTGCCAGTGACAAGCATGCTACACATTCACCAAAACCTCACTACATAAAGGGGAACTCCACCCGCACCCCAGTCTACAGTTGAGATCTGAAAAGCTATCTAAGTGTGTTATTTTTTTCAATAGCAATTACTAGAGTAAAGTTGCACCCCGGGACACATTGAAATAACCGCTTTTGTGTGGAATAAATATCTGAATTGCGACCGGTCCTTCAGCTAGATGAAGCATAAACTGTACGAAATGTTTTAATTTCGAAGTTTCTAATGCCAGGGCAATTCTAATGAGATTATACCACGCAGTGTCTGGGAGTTCAAGGAGGACGTTAAATAAATTAACTAGAGGGGGCCCTCCACACATCCCATGTAGAATATTTTCTCTCATTTTAAACCGAAATGATAAGGCTCCAGGACATTACATAAAATGCATTTTGTAAATTTAAGTGTCAGGATAATGTATTGCGCCTGTAACTTAATTAGGTCACCCGACACGTTGGCAACCTTTGATTAATGTATTGTTTACTTCAGCTTTGATTAAACGAGTGCAAGTCAGTCTATCGTTGGTTGTATCATTATTCCCTCAAATCAAACCTTTACATTAAAAAAATGAATATTTGACACGTCTGCATTTTGTTACAGTCACACAGGTAAATATTAATTATTTCACTCAGGTGAACGAAGTTTTACGTTTACAACATTAAGGACAGTGTGTAAGGACAGTGTGTAAGTTTGAGCACTGCTCCACATGAATTATATGCCATTTATGtagaaatcttacagtgcagaaggaggccattcgacccatcgagtctgtaccgaccacaatcccacccaggctctactctcgtaaccccacatatttaccctgcgaatcacccggacactggggttaatttagcacggccaatgcacgtaaccagcacatctttcgactgtgggaggaaaccggagcacccggagggaactcacgcagacacggggagactccgcatagacagtgacccaagccgggaatcgaacccgggtccctggcgctgtgaggcagcagtgctgaccactgtactgCCGGTGTTAGTCCGAACTTTTCGCCTTAGCTTCCTATCCTGTATATCCACGTTTCATTTTGCAGGTAAGGCgatagaatttttttttctggTGTGTTAAAACACGCGAAATATCCTAAATGGAAAACCTTTGATTCTTGGTGTAATGTTTCAATTGGTGTGAAATCAAATTGGTGACCGCGAAAGTTGGATCCCGTTTTTTTTCCCAGGCACGTTGAGGAAGTTTTTCTACAAACTGTGCACTAGGTGGAGTCTTACTGTGAGGCGCAAAGAAAACCCGCAGGAAAGAAATTAATGCATAAACCTATCACCACAAGCAGGCCAATCCATGCTGAACGGTTCACATTCTTTAATTCAGAGCAGAAGTCGCGCCCTCAGTTTCACAGGTTGAATCGCGCCAAAGTGAAGTGCAACATTTCACTTGTGCAGTTGTGGTTTGATTCCACCGCCACAGTGGTGGAGTTTTTCCTTTTCCCTCTTCATCTTCAAGCCAATCCACTAAAACCTTTTGTATTTTCAATAATACACTGTGCAAttagaaacagagttaaaatcgATACTGAATGTGGTTTGACAGTCACAGCATCAAGCGACTTCGCAAAACAAAACCTGGGGAAAAAAGCACTATagaagggggtgaatgtgaggaaATGTGTATTCAATTAACGAGCCACATTATGGTCCGTCGGTTTCTGAAGGTTTCAACAAGTAAAGACATTCTCCGAATCCCAGATTACTGTGGATTCTTTTTCCACACGATGACACTGGATTGAGAGCTTTTATTATTGAGAGTTAGGAGTTAACCACTAACAGAAAATACTTTGTTTAAATTGCTTGGAAAACGGAACAGTTTCATTACAAATTACAGAATTGTGTAGATATCAATTACTGTGCACGCATAAATTCGCCATTGTTTATGTTCTCTATCATCATTATCAGTGTTGCTGGCCATACAACGCCTCAAACCTTCTTGAACATAGGGAAAACAGTCTTTTCGTTATTCTATGCttaattttaaatattttgagGACAATGTAACTATGACTTTTATTGGCGATAACCCTGTATGTAAGGATTGAAATACAATTTAAATAAACTAAAATTTCTGCAGTGGGGATTCTGCAGTGACATTCCAAGCGACTGCCAGAGAAACCAAAGGCACTACCAGTGACAAAGCATTTGTGGTGCTGACCCCACTTTCGCTGGTGATTCACCCTGCCGATATAACCAGGTGGTCTTTTCATTCCTTAAGGTGTCGCCTGCTAAAATGTTGCTTTGGCAGGGCGTTTTGAAAACGTCGGCTGCCTTATAATAAAATTCAAACGTGGCCAGCAACGTTCGGAGCCGCATTCCCAGCCCTTAGCTTGTGAGTTGGATGAGATTGTCTGTGTTAAGTGGAATGATTGGAGCAGGCAGTTGCGTACACACATTCCAACTGAATTTAAGAGACGTGTCAAGGAAGGTAAGAAAACATGTATTTCCTCGATCCGATGCGCTCGATTAAAGCTGAAACTAATTTTTAAAAGTGCAGATTGTTAACTTTTTTTCTATTTGTGTAAGTCATGGAAGAGGAAAGGGACGGAATCGACACATTCTAAACTGTTCTTCCGCGGATGAATCACATTATAGACATGTTTACAACATTCAGGTGTAATCCAGCATTACCACCCGATTGACTTTTTTGAAGGGTGATTTCGCGTGGTGGAATTCCAGATTGGGACGATGCATTTTCCATTAGGTCGGCTAAATTCTCTCTAAGGCAGGATTCAGTTCAAAATATTGCTACAAGCCGTTGCCCCAGAAGATGAGCAAATATCCGGCCCTGGCCCACTCAGGAAAGGATGCGGATCACATTCTGCATCGCTCCTTCGAAAGCGCCTTGTAACATGGTTGTTACCTTTGTGGTGCTAGATAAGTGTAACTTGTTGCTGATGGTGTATTGGCTGCATGATTATGAAAATGGTGCTCTTGGAAAATGTTTAGTGTGTCAAACATGCTTTCACTTGGTCGGTTCTGCCTGGCGTTCGACATTGTGAATGGGTCTTGGTTTTGTTTTCAAGGAAGTATGCTGGAATTTTCTTACTTCAGCGTAGGTACATGGGTCGCTGAGTACCCACATTCATTGTTAGAACTTAAATCTGATTTACTATCCCGGCATGGAGGCACACGATTTTTACCATCGAGGTCATCTgattttcatcaaatcgggtGAATCTTCAGGCAACTGTAAAAATTGTGgagttaatttagcatagtcTTAACTGCACCTTTTTATCAGTGAGCATCTCTCTTCAGATAGCCTGGAAACTATACACATTTTAAAAAGGAGACAAACAGTATGTTTTACTTTGCAAGGAAACGAAGTCACTTGTTAATTATACAAAGCGTGGCCCCCATGTTGTTTTGTTGCAGGTTGATCTTGAGTTCGTGCTAATGTTAGAAGAATCCTCAAATTAGCCGAATAGACAtatgtttactttttaaaaaatgtatttgtgtctCAGACCTCAGCAATTGATATAATAGCGATTGGTGACAAAGTTTCTGAATATCGGATTATTAATAATCACAAATAATTACCGTGCACAGGCGGCATGGGGGACAACATTATAACGTTTGGCAGCAGCTGCAGTATCACATTGGCAGACTGTGTGAGTGGGTAGTCAATATGCCCATTGCAGCACTGGCATACCTGCCGAACATATGTTTGTAATTGGAAGTGACCCGCACTGGGAAACTCTACGGTATTCCAGGGAAAAACCATGGCTCAAGGGCAACAGCATGGGACAATTAGTCAATGTAACTTCCACTTTAATATTCTAACGGAGTTTGATATTCCGGAAGCTTAGAAAAGCTGGCCAGCAATAAAGTTTCCTTCCAATAATCAATAATGTAATTGTAATGactgttaaaaaaaacaaaatgtgcGTGAACAGCACATAAATTGTCAAAAGATGAGGGATTAGTGTTTTTCAAACATATCACAATAATCACTGAACTGCATATTTCTGAATTTGATTAGTATTGGGTTAAACCACGTTATGGAGAAGATTTTTATAGTGTCTGTCTACACTATAGTCTCTATctaataataaaaaaaacctcaGTTTTGCTAAATTTACTACCATACTGCATTAACACATGGAAACATCGACTTTCTGGACTGCTTTCCCATTCACTTTCTCCCTCAGCGGCTCGGTAGGAATGCACAGCCAAAAACGAACCAAAGAAcactgcatagaatccctactggatcagagaatccttacagtgcagaaggaggccattcggcccatcaagtctgcaccgacacacctttttatcttacccagactctatcccctaatgccatgtatttaccccgctaatccccctaccctacacatggcgggacactaaggggcaatttagcatggccaatccacctaccctgcacatctttggaatgtgggaggaaaccggagcacccgcaggaaacttacgtagacacggggagaacgtgcaaactccacacagtcacgcaaggccagaatcgaacccgggtcagtgctaaccactgtgtcaccgtgccgcccatagtcaATCACTGCAGGTGATTAAATTCAGGCCCCGTAGAAAAGGGACATAAAGTCTGTGGAAATCATGATGAATAAGAATATGCATATCTGCATTTATTACTGTATAAAGACAACTTCTTGCCCTTTAGAATGAAAGAATTGAAGGGCACCGCCttcattggaggggggggggggggggtggaatagcAGGAGGAATTCGGCGGGCAAACGACCGAGAAAGCAAAGTTTCAAAGTTCCTTCTTTATGTCTTACACGTCCCCTTTAAGACGAATGCACAAAATGATTCCCCTGTAGCACGATTGTTACTGAAAGTTCAGACCAGTGTGAAGTTAAACGTAAAACAGACTGAACCAAAGTAACACTGCAGAGGAAAATTCCAACGCCGCAGCTCATGAGCAATTGAACATGTTTTATAAACCCAGCTTTTGTGGCACAACTGTTCAAATCAGCATCATTCTACATTGTTTCTACGATCCGTGGAAACTCTgggttttaaaaatggaaacgatTTTGCTGTGTTTGAGCGCACGCCGCAAAGCAATGGTAAAGATTCTGTTATTTGTTGAGATGTAAAACCGAATGTATTAGCATATTATCAAATGAAACTGCTgcttctgtaaaaaaaaacttcccaccaTTCTGATGGTAATCCTGTCACACTACGCAGTTTTTTTCTGGCTGTAGGGACACTGCAACTACTAGTCTCAAACTTGCGCCTTGGTAGTGCCATATGCCGACGGCAGTCACAATCCAGTTACACTGCCGGCTGCACCTTGCACTGACGCCAGCCACAAAGGAGACCTTCCCGAGTGTATATGTTCTTCTCATTAGGAGGCGACGCTTCGATATTCGGAGGGAGTGGTGATAATGTTTTACTGTCTTTCCTCGCATGGAAAATTGAACAAGGATTTGAGGAAAGTTTCTGGCCCATCTCACGCAAAACTGCAGCCCAACTGTGCGAAGCCTAAGAGTATTTA of Mustelus asterias chromosome 3, sMusAst1.hap1.1, whole genome shotgun sequence contains these proteins:
- the barx1 gene encoding homeobox protein BarH-like 1 — its product is MMQNPLELEAHYLPHEPIHDYRSHRYRSFMIEEILTEPPGPGKTTNGGELLKFGVHALLNSRPYHSHLAGLKSDHTGVFKFPLGPISCSLAAPLGSALVSGGSSLPTGPGGPHLPLDLHLRSKLEQGPEPGSKAKKGRRSRTVFTELQLMGLEKRFEKQKYLSTPDRIDLAESLGLSQLQVKTWYQNRRMKWKKIVLQGGGLESPTKPKGRPKKNSIPTSEQLSEQEKVKQAEKQMENSPSPSEVNQEE